A stretch of the Conger conger chromosome 3, fConCon1.1, whole genome shotgun sequence genome encodes the following:
- the LOC133123851 gene encoding amine oxidase [flavin-containing]-like, whose translation MDTAQPSRALRADVVVLGGGLSGLSAAKLLQESGLNVVVLEARDRVGGRTFTVTGSKFKYVDLGGAYIGPTQNGILRLARELGVKTYLVNEKEHLVHHRKGKTHTFRGPFPTAWNPLVYLDYNNLWRTIDSMGREIRADAPWASPHAEEWDRMTMKQLIDRVCWTRAAKDFGRLFVNVNVTSEPHEVSALWFLWYVKQCGGTKRIFSTSNGGQERKFVGGSGQISDKMAEQLKGRVKLNQAVVRLSQDDGGVSVETITGQKYQATYAISAIPPGLTMNIHYQPELPPVRNQLIQRIPMGSIIKCMMYYERPFWREKGFCGTMMIEDEDSPISMTMDDTKPDGSCPCIMGFILARNARKLINLTKEERKQQICQIFAKVLGTREALQPVHYEEKDWCGEQYSGGCYSAYFPPGTFCQFSRVLREPFGRLFFAGTETATKWSGYMDGAVQAGERAAREVLHAMGKISFSDIWKEEAESQDVPSQPITVGFFEEWLPSVPALLSTVGVSAVFLVALGIALVKPNMRVHLLH comes from the exons ATGGACACAGCGCAGCCGTCCCGGGCCCTGAGGGCCGACGTAGTCGTCCTTGGAGGAGGCCTGTCAG GTCTGAGCGCTGCCAAGCTGCTGCAGGAGTCTGGGCTGAACGTGGTGGTTCTGGAGGCCCGGGATCGAGTCGGGGGCAGAACCTTCACCGTTACT gggtcaaagttcaagtACGTGGATCTGGGAGGTGCCTACATCGGTCCCACCCAAAATGGAATCCTTCGCCTTGCCCGGGAGCTGGGGGTGAAGACGTACTTGGTGAACGAAAAGGAACATCTTGTCCATCACAGAAAG GGTAAAACGCACACCTTCCGAGGCCCTTTCCCCACCGCCTGGAATCCCCTAGTGTACCTGGACTACAACAACCTGTGGAGGACCATCGACAGcatggggagagag ATCCGTGCAGACGCACCGTGGGCAAGTCCGCATGCGGAGGAATGGGACCGCATGACCATGAAGCAGCTCATCGATAGGGTCTGCTGgacaag GGCTGCAAAGGACTTTGGCAGACTGTTTGTCAACGTCAACGTGACATCAGAACCCCACGAGGTGTCGGCTCTCTGGTTCCTGTGGTACGTCAAGCAGTGCGGAGGAACAAAACGCATTTTCTCAACTTCAAATGGAGGACAG GAGAGGAAATTTGTGGGCGGGTCTGGACAAATCAGTGATAAGATGGCTGAACAGCTGAAAGGCAGAGTCAAACTGAACCAGGCAGTGGTCAGACTCTctcaggatgatggaggggtTTCCGTGGAGACCATAACTGGACAGAAATATCAG GCTACGTATGCTATCAGTGCTATTCCACCAGGCCTGACCATGAACATCCACTACCAACCTGAGCTGCCCCCGGTCCGGAACCAGCTGATCCAGCGCATACCCATGGGCTCTATCATCAAATGCATGATGTACTATGAGCGGCCGTTCTGGAGGGAGAAGG GCTTCTGTGGCACAATGATGATCGAGGATGAAGATTCTCCCATCTCAATGACCATGGATGACACGAAGCCTGACGGGTCCTGCCCTTGCATTATGGG GTTCATCTTGGCAAGAAACGCAAGAAAGCTCATTAATTTGACCAAAGAGGAGAG GAAACAACAAATCTGCCAGATATTTGCCAAAGTGTTGGGAACTCGTGAAGCTCTTCAG CCCGTGCACTACGAGGAGAAGGACTGGTGTGGAGAGCAGTATTCAGGGGGCTGCTATTCGGCCTACTTCCCCCCCGGAACCTTCTGCCAGTTCAGCAG AGTTCTGAGGGAGCCGTTTGGCCGGCTCTTCTTCGCTGGCACCGAGACGGCCACCAAGTGGAGCGGGTACATGGATGGGGCGGTCCAGGCGGGCGAGCGGGCAGCCAGAGAG GTCCTGCATGCCATGGGGAAAATCTCCTTCTCTGACATCTGGAAGGAGGAAGCAGAGTCCCAG GATGTGCcttcacagccaatcacagtgggCTTCTTTGAGGAGTGGCTGCCTTCTGTTCCAGCTCTCTTGTCAACAGTCGGAGTCTCTGCTGTTTTTCTCGTTGCACTGGGAATTGCCTTAGTAAAGCCAAATATGCGGGTGCATCTACTTCACTAA
- the LOC133123977 gene encoding FUN14 domain-containing protein 1-like, with the protein MAENTEGPDTDTFDVMDLAEYAKRQRWWNRVFGSDSGPIAEKRSVATQLAIGGVTGWCAGFMFKKVGKLAASAVGGGFFLLQMANHTGYITVDWKRVEQDVNKAKKQLKLNAERPPDEVRTKVDQVSIFVKKNIILTGGFAGGFLLGLAS; encoded by the exons ATGGCCGAGAACACAGAGG GCCCGGATACGGACACCTTTGATGTCATGGACTTGGCAGAGTATGCTAAGAGACAGCGGTGGTGGAACAGAGTCTTTGGAAGTGACTCTGGACCTATTGCTGAGAAGCGTTCAGTGGCCACGCAACTTGCGATTGGTGGAGTGACTGGCTG GTGTGCAGGGTTCATGTTTAAGAAAGTCGGAAAGCTGGCTGCCTCTGCGGTGGGAGGCGGCTTCTTCTTGCTCCAG atggCGAACCACACGGGGTACATCACTGTAGACTGGAAAAGAGTGGAGCAGGATGTGAACaaggccaagaaacagctgaagctCAATGCGGAGAGACCCCCAGATGAAGTGCGCACTAAAGTAGACCAG GTTTCTATATTTGTGAAGAAGAACATTATTCTTACTGGGGGCTTCGCCGGAGGATTTCTGCTTGGGCTGGCATCTTag